The following coding sequences are from one Mesorhizobium onobrychidis window:
- a CDS encoding nucleotidyl transferase AbiEii/AbiGii toxin family protein, with amino-acid sequence MADAFLGLTATDRREVLGVAADRSGRPAHLLEKDVWVVWALAALYGSPLGENLVFKGGTSLSKAYGVIRRFSEDVDLTYDIRALAPDLVGDNGEALPKTRSEEKRWSSEVRKRLPEWVAGTAQPTIAKALASEGLTAAIRVEDDKLFIDYEATATGSGYVAPSVMLEFGARSTGEPASPRDVVCDAAGLVDAVEFPTARPRVMHAERTFWEKATAIHVFCLQARLRGDRFARHWHDVARLDEAGLATTAFADRELAQAVARHKGMFFAGKAADREPIDYAVAVNGGLRLVPDGDALKALEDDYLRMVEDGLLLEEAEPFEALMARCADIAARANRVGA; translated from the coding sequence ATGGCTGACGCATTCCTCGGCCTTACGGCCACGGATCGCCGCGAAGTTTTGGGCGTCGCGGCGGACCGGTCCGGTCGCCCGGCGCACCTGCTCGAAAAGGATGTCTGGGTCGTCTGGGCGCTTGCCGCCCTCTATGGCTCGCCCCTCGGCGAAAACCTGGTCTTCAAGGGCGGCACGTCGCTGTCGAAAGCCTACGGGGTTATCCGTCGATTTTCCGAGGACGTCGACCTCACCTATGACATCCGCGCGCTTGCCCCTGACCTGGTGGGCGACAACGGCGAGGCCTTGCCGAAGACCCGGAGCGAGGAAAAGCGCTGGTCGAGCGAGGTCCGCAAGCGCCTGCCCGAGTGGGTGGCGGGAACGGCGCAGCCGACCATCGCGAAAGCGCTGGCCAGCGAGGGATTGACGGCGGCGATCCGCGTCGAAGACGACAAGCTGTTCATCGATTACGAGGCGACGGCGACCGGTTCGGGATATGTCGCGCCGAGCGTGATGCTCGAGTTTGGGGCGCGCTCAACCGGTGAGCCGGCGAGTCCGCGCGATGTCGTCTGCGACGCGGCGGGCTTGGTGGACGCAGTGGAATTTCCCACCGCGCGGCCGCGCGTCATGCACGCCGAGCGGACGTTCTGGGAAAAGGCGACGGCGATCCATGTTTTCTGCCTGCAGGCACGACTGCGTGGCGACAGGTTCGCGCGTCATTGGCACGATGTCGCGAGGCTGGATGAGGCCGGCTTAGCGACCACTGCGTTTGCGGATAGAGAGCTCGCCCAGGCGGTCGCGCGCCACAAAGGCATGTTTTTCGCCGGGAAGGCGGCCGACCGCGAACCCATCGATTACGCGGTCGCGGTCAACGGCGGCCTGCGCCTTGTGCCCGATGGGGATGCGCTGAAGGCGCTGGAGGACGACTATCTTCGTATGGTCGAGGACGGGCTGCTGCTGGAGGAGGCCGAGCCCTTCGAGGCGCTTATGGCGCGATGCGCCGACATAGCCGCGCGGGCCAATCGCGTGGGCGCATAG